Proteins from a single region of Streptomyces griseiscabiei:
- a CDS encoding GntR family transcriptional regulator, with the protein MGTQQLESVPEPKYWHLKTVLSEALDSEFSVGEILPNERDLAARFGVARATLRQALEQLELEGRLQRRRGVGTTVAPPRVGVAVGTEQQAWPGTAGDAWQPVDCADSTPPVAVADILDSVHGEQVHVVRRSRVSHGQPVAAELLYIPAASVPALSAIDAPSGAARARAVLRELQRLELEGQERSVELGSARADDAKELDRLPGAPVLVVTTRFYAEGRTAAVSLATYRADTCRLTFGASGGVEIHHGPERRAS; encoded by the coding sequence GTGGGGACCCAGCAGCTGGAATCGGTGCCGGAACCGAAGTACTGGCATCTGAAGACCGTGCTCAGCGAGGCATTGGACTCCGAGTTCTCGGTGGGGGAGATCCTGCCCAACGAGCGTGATCTGGCGGCCCGTTTCGGCGTCGCCCGGGCCACCCTCCGCCAAGCGCTGGAGCAGCTCGAACTGGAGGGCCGACTGCAGCGCCGGCGCGGCGTCGGCACCACCGTGGCACCCCCGCGCGTGGGCGTCGCGGTCGGCACCGAACAGCAGGCGTGGCCGGGCACCGCCGGTGACGCCTGGCAGCCCGTGGACTGCGCGGACTCGACACCGCCCGTCGCCGTCGCGGACATCCTGGACAGCGTGCACGGCGAGCAGGTGCACGTCGTACGCCGCTCCCGTGTGTCGCACGGCCAGCCCGTCGCCGCCGAACTGCTCTACATCCCGGCGGCCTCGGTGCCCGCCCTCTCCGCCATAGACGCCCCCTCCGGTGCCGCACGCGCGCGTGCGGTGCTGCGTGAGCTGCAGCGCCTGGAGCTGGAGGGACAGGAGCGCTCGGTGGAGCTGGGTTCCGCCCGCGCGGACGACGCCAAGGAGCTGGACCGGCTGCCCGGCGCGCCCGTCCTCGTCGTCACCACCCGCTTCTACGCCGAGGGACGCACGGCAGCCGTCTCCCTGGCCACCTACCGTGCTGACACGTGCCGCCTGACCTTCGGCGCCTCGGGCGGCGTCGAGATCCACCACGGCCCGGAGCGCCGCGCCTCCTGA
- a CDS encoding alkaline phosphatase D family protein yields MSHRPPSSQPGRRSVLRGSLAASAALALPGSVALGSVPALALSGRPEAGWGVQTGDVTAHSGLVWVRSDRPARMIVETSATESFRNARRWHGPLLGAGTDFTGTTRLRGLPSGEQIHYRVLLADPDDPRRTGEPVTGTFRTTSLKRRSGARFVWSGDLAGQGWGINPDRGGYRIFDAMGALDPDFFLFSGDTIYADGPIAATAALPDGGTWRNVTTEEKSKVAETLAEFRGNFRYNLLDENLKRFNAQVPAIVQWDDHEVTNNWYPGEILTDTRYTEKNVDVLAARARRAFSEYFPISTLRPGDREGRVHRVMRHGPLLDVFVLDMRTYRNANSPDIQTTDPVGILGAEQLQWLKRELSRSRAVWKVIASDMPLGLVVPDTGDGKPNIEAVAQGDPGAPLGRELQIAELLRFVKHRRITGTVWLTADVHYTSAQHYQPSRAAFTDFEPFWEFVSGPLNAGAFPANALDGTFGPERVFVKAPTAANVSPAGGYQFFGEVDIDGHSGELTVRLREQDGTVLYTKVLQPGLVGQ; encoded by the coding sequence ATGTCACACCGTCCGCCGAGTTCCCAGCCCGGTCGCCGCAGCGTGCTGCGCGGCTCGCTCGCCGCGTCGGCGGCACTCGCGCTGCCCGGTTCCGTCGCGCTCGGCTCGGTGCCGGCGCTGGCCCTGTCGGGGCGGCCCGAGGCCGGGTGGGGTGTGCAGACCGGCGACGTGACCGCGCACTCCGGGCTGGTGTGGGTGCGGTCGGACCGCCCGGCGCGGATGATCGTCGAGACGTCCGCCACCGAGTCGTTCCGCAACGCGCGCAGATGGCACGGCCCGCTGCTCGGCGCCGGTACGGACTTCACCGGGACGACGCGGCTGCGCGGTCTGCCGTCGGGCGAGCAGATCCACTACCGGGTGCTGCTGGCCGACCCGGACGACCCGCGCCGCACGGGTGAGCCGGTCACCGGCACATTCCGTACGACCTCGCTGAAACGCCGGTCCGGGGCGCGGTTCGTGTGGTCGGGCGACCTCGCCGGGCAGGGCTGGGGCATCAACCCGGACCGCGGCGGCTACCGCATCTTCGACGCGATGGGCGCGCTGGACCCGGACTTCTTCCTGTTCAGCGGCGACACCATCTACGCGGACGGCCCGATCGCGGCGACGGCCGCGCTCCCCGACGGCGGAACCTGGCGGAACGTCACCACCGAGGAGAAGTCCAAGGTCGCCGAGACGCTGGCCGAGTTCCGGGGCAACTTCCGCTACAACCTGCTGGACGAGAACCTGAAGCGGTTCAACGCCCAGGTCCCGGCGATCGTGCAGTGGGACGACCACGAGGTCACCAACAACTGGTACCCGGGCGAGATCCTCACCGACACCCGGTACACCGAGAAGAACGTGGACGTCCTCGCGGCACGCGCGCGGCGGGCCTTCAGCGAGTACTTCCCGATCTCCACGCTGCGGCCGGGCGACCGGGAGGGCCGCGTGCACCGCGTCATGCGCCACGGTCCCCTGCTGGACGTGTTCGTGCTCGACATGCGGACGTACCGCAACGCCAACTCGCCCGACATCCAGACCACCGACCCGGTGGGCATCCTCGGCGCCGAGCAGCTCCAGTGGCTCAAGCGGGAGCTGTCCCGCTCCCGCGCGGTGTGGAAGGTGATCGCCTCCGACATGCCGCTCGGCCTGGTCGTGCCGGACACAGGTGACGGAAAGCCGAACATCGAGGCCGTGGCCCAGGGCGACCCGGGCGCGCCGCTCGGGCGGGAGCTGCAGATCGCCGAGCTGCTGCGGTTCGTCAAGCACCGCAGGATCACCGGCACGGTGTGGCTGACGGCGGACGTGCACTACACCTCGGCGCAGCACTACCAGCCGTCGCGGGCCGCCTTCACCGACTTCGAGCCGTTCTGGGAGTTCGTCTCCGGCCCGCTGAACGCCGGTGCCTTCCCGGCCAACGCGCTGGACGGCACGTTCGGTCCCGAGCGGGTGTTCGTCAAGGCGCCGACCGCGGCGAACGTGTCACCGGCGGGCGGCTACCAGTTCTTCGGCGAGGTCGACATCGACGGCCACAGCGGGGAGCTGACGGTCCGGCTGCGCGAGCAGGACGGGACCGTGCTCTACACGAAGGTGCTGCAGCCGGGTCTCGTCGGGCAGTAG
- a CDS encoding alpha/beta fold hydrolase, which translates to MSAATVTFQVPTPLGPRPVTVSYTREGTGEPLLLLHGIGHHRQAWDPVVHILAAEREVIAVDLPGFGESPALPDGLAYDLPTTTAVFGAFCEALELDRPHVAGNSLGGLLALELGREKLVRSVTALSPAGFWNEAERRYAFGILLTMRHISRRLPLPLVERLSRSAAGRTALTSTIYARPARRSPDAVVAETLALAGATGFDATLRAGGSVLFTDDVPGLSITVAWGTRDWLLVRRQGVRAKRVIPGARLVRLPGCGHCPMSDDPALVARVILDGSR; encoded by the coding sequence ATGTCCGCCGCCACGGTCACCTTCCAGGTCCCCACCCCGCTCGGCCCGCGACCCGTGACGGTCTCCTACACGCGCGAGGGCACGGGCGAGCCGCTGCTCCTGCTGCACGGCATCGGCCACCACCGGCAGGCCTGGGACCCCGTGGTGCACATCCTGGCGGCCGAGCGCGAGGTCATCGCCGTGGACCTGCCCGGCTTCGGCGAGTCCCCGGCGCTGCCCGACGGCCTCGCCTACGACCTGCCCACGACGACCGCCGTGTTCGGCGCCTTCTGCGAGGCACTGGAACTCGACCGCCCCCATGTGGCCGGCAACTCGCTGGGCGGGCTGCTCGCCCTGGAACTGGGCCGCGAGAAGCTCGTACGGTCCGTCACGGCCCTGTCCCCGGCCGGGTTCTGGAACGAGGCCGAGCGGCGGTACGCCTTCGGAATCCTGCTCACCATGCGGCACATCTCACGGCGGCTGCCGCTGCCCCTGGTGGAGCGGTTGTCCCGTTCGGCGGCCGGTCGTACGGCGCTGACGAGCACCATCTACGCCCGCCCGGCCCGGCGTTCCCCGGACGCCGTGGTCGCCGAGACGCTCGCGCTGGCGGGGGCCACCGGGTTCGACGCGACGCTCCGGGCCGGCGGCAGCGTGCTGTTCACCGACGACGTCCCCGGGCTGTCGATCACCGTGGCCTGGGGCACCCGGGACTGGCTGCTCGTCCGCCGCCAGGGCGTCCGCGCCAAGCGCGTCATCCCCGGCGCCCGCCTCGTCCGACTCCCCGGCTGCGGCCACTGCCCCATGAGCGACGACCCCGCGCTGGTCGCCCGCGTCATCCTCGACGGCAGCCGCTGA
- a CDS encoding RNA polymerase sigma-70 factor gives MATDTDIATDVFEEHRPVLMGVAYRMLGRIADAEDVVQEAWLRWSGADRSEVREPRGYLVRITTRLAIDRLRQVRSRNEAYPGPWLPEPYLTDYGATVPDTAERAVLADTVSLAVLVVMESLSPLERAVFVLREAFGCPYAEIAAMIDRAEPAVRQLAGRARRHVDERRPRYEVDPAERRELTEKFLAAATGGDLDGLMALLAPDVRLVGDGGGIGKAPVRVLETADKVGRFVHGAAGKGIPDASFRFMEINGAYAVVLLTGDKVDSVFQLDVADGLIQCVYIVRNPEKLLALAAVKP, from the coding sequence GTGGCCACCGACACCGATATCGCGACCGACGTCTTCGAAGAGCACCGCCCCGTCCTCATGGGAGTCGCGTACCGCATGCTCGGCCGGATCGCCGACGCGGAGGACGTGGTCCAGGAGGCCTGGCTGCGCTGGTCCGGCGCCGACCGGTCCGAGGTGCGTGAACCCCGCGGCTATCTGGTCCGGATCACCACCCGGCTCGCCATCGACCGGCTGCGCCAGGTGCGGTCGCGCAACGAGGCCTATCCGGGCCCCTGGCTGCCCGAGCCGTACCTCACCGACTACGGGGCCACCGTCCCCGACACCGCCGAGCGGGCCGTCCTCGCCGACACCGTCTCGCTCGCCGTCCTCGTCGTCATGGAGTCTCTGTCGCCCCTGGAACGCGCGGTGTTCGTGCTCCGGGAGGCCTTCGGCTGTCCGTACGCCGAGATCGCGGCCATGATCGACCGCGCCGAGCCCGCCGTGCGCCAACTCGCCGGGCGGGCCCGCCGGCATGTCGATGAGCGGCGCCCGCGCTACGAGGTCGACCCGGCCGAACGCCGGGAGCTGACGGAGAAGTTCCTCGCCGCCGCGACCGGTGGCGACCTCGACGGACTCATGGCGCTGCTGGCCCCCGACGTCCGACTCGTGGGCGACGGCGGCGGCATCGGCAAGGCCCCGGTGCGGGTCCTCGAAACCGCCGACAAGGTGGGTCGGTTCGTGCACGGCGCGGCAGGCAAGGGCATCCCGGACGCCTCGTTCCGCTTCATGGAGATCAACGGTGCTTACGCGGTGGTCCTGTTGACCGGCGACAAGGTGGACAGCGTGTTCCAACTCGACGTCGCCGACGGGCTGATCCAGTGCGTCTACATCGTGCGCAACCCGGAGAAGCTGCTCGCCCTGGCGGCCGTGAAGCCTTGA
- a CDS encoding ROK family transcriptional regulator: protein MGRLTGGDPSLLRRINSAVVLHALRATDHATLTEITRVTGLSRPTVEGVVEGLVEAGLVVERAADEGAARRQGRPARHYRFRAEAGHLLGLDVGSHQVTALLADLDGRVLGSLSKDVSESASADDRLERLRSTVAELLRKAGVSRGSLRAVGVGSPGVIEADGAVRLCAALPEWTGLNLGERLSRSFKCPVLVENDANAAAVAEHWKGAAAESDDVVFVLAGLSPGAGSLIGGRLHRGYGGAAGEIGALHLLGREATPEALLSTTGEPLHPLDEQAVAEVFQHAREGDVRAREAVDRFIQRLVHDVTALVLALDPELVVVGGWATGIDDVLDPLRHELARYCLRPPRVALSRLGEAAVAMGALRLALDHVEEQLFAVEGTVTARR from the coding sequence TTGGGGCGACTGACCGGCGGGGATCCTTCTCTGCTCCGAAGAATCAACTCGGCCGTGGTGCTGCACGCCCTGCGGGCCACGGACCACGCGACCCTCACCGAGATCACCAGGGTCACCGGGCTGTCCCGGCCCACGGTGGAGGGCGTCGTGGAGGGGCTGGTCGAGGCCGGGCTGGTGGTCGAGCGGGCCGCCGACGAGGGCGCCGCCCGACGGCAGGGGCGCCCGGCACGGCACTACCGGTTCCGGGCCGAGGCGGGCCATCTGCTGGGCCTGGACGTGGGCTCGCACCAGGTGACCGCGCTGCTCGCGGACCTCGACGGGCGGGTGCTCGGCTCGCTGTCCAAGGACGTCTCCGAGTCCGCGTCCGCCGACGACCGGCTGGAGCGGCTGCGCTCGACCGTGGCCGAGCTGCTCCGCAAGGCCGGGGTCTCGCGTGGTTCGCTGCGCGCGGTGGGCGTGGGCAGTCCGGGGGTCATCGAGGCGGACGGTGCCGTACGCCTGTGCGCGGCCCTGCCGGAGTGGACGGGCCTGAACCTCGGCGAGCGGCTGAGCCGTTCCTTCAAGTGTCCCGTCCTGGTCGAGAACGACGCCAACGCGGCGGCCGTGGCAGAGCACTGGAAGGGTGCCGCCGCCGAGTCGGACGATGTGGTGTTCGTGCTGGCGGGGCTGAGCCCGGGCGCGGGTTCGCTGATCGGCGGGCGGCTGCACCGGGGGTACGGCGGCGCGGCCGGCGAGATCGGCGCGCTGCATCTGCTGGGCCGCGAGGCCACCCCGGAGGCGCTGCTGTCGACCACGGGCGAGCCGCTGCATCCGCTGGACGAGCAGGCGGTCGCCGAGGTCTTCCAGCACGCGCGCGAGGGCGACGTACGGGCCCGGGAGGCCGTCGACCGCTTCATACAGCGTCTCGTGCACGACGTGACGGCCCTCGTCCTCGCCCTCGACCCGGAACTCGTGGTCGTCGGCGGCTGGGCGACCGGTATCGACGACGTCCTCGACCCCCTCCGCCACGAGCTGGCCCGCTACTGTCTGCGCCCGCCCCGCGTCGCCCTCTCCCGGCTGGGCGAGGCGGCCGTCGCCATGGGCGCGCTCCGGCTGGCCCTGGACCATGTCGAGGAGCAGCTCTTCGCGGTGGAGGGCACGGTCACGGCACGCCGCTGA
- the mug gene encoding G/U mismatch-specific DNA glycosylase yields the protein MPDVTADGLRVLFCGINPGLMTAVSGHHFARPGNRFWPVLHLSGFTPRLLKPSEQGELPSYGLGITNVVARATARADELTAEEYVEGGRLVTAKVERLRPRWLAVVGVTAYRSAFGDRKAAIGPQERTIGDARVWVLPNPSGLNAHWTAATMAQEFGRLRVAAAG from the coding sequence GTGCCGGACGTGACCGCGGACGGCCTCCGGGTCCTGTTCTGCGGCATCAACCCGGGGCTGATGACGGCCGTCTCCGGCCACCACTTCGCCCGCCCCGGCAACCGCTTCTGGCCCGTCCTGCATCTGTCCGGGTTCACGCCCCGGCTCCTGAAGCCGTCCGAGCAGGGCGAGCTGCCGTCGTACGGGCTCGGCATCACCAATGTCGTGGCCCGTGCCACGGCACGCGCCGACGAGCTGACGGCGGAGGAGTACGTCGAGGGCGGGCGTCTGGTGACCGCCAAGGTCGAGCGGCTCCGGCCGCGCTGGCTCGCGGTGGTGGGCGTGACCGCGTACCGGTCGGCCTTCGGCGACCGCAAGGCCGCGATCGGACCGCAGGAGCGGACGATCGGGGACGCGCGTGTCTGGGTGCTGCCCAACCCGAGCGGGCTCAACGCGCACTGGACGGCGGCGACGATGGCGCAGGAGTTCGGGCGGCTGCGGGTGGCGGCGGCGGGCTGA